One genomic window of Magnolia sinica isolate HGM2019 chromosome 3, MsV1, whole genome shotgun sequence includes the following:
- the LOC131239844 gene encoding uncharacterized protein LOC131239844 gives MMLEGGGYYNFKKTDDICQGVCGQEAARTAFSMSRLRCILRGLDFKAYILLFVVVPMSIFGIYLHGQKISYFLRPIWESPPKPFHDIPHYYHENVSMENLCKLHGWGIRESPRRVFDAVLFSNELDILTIRWNELYPYITQFVLLESNSTFTGLPKPLVFASHRDEFKFIESRLTYGTIGGRFKKGENPFVEEAYQRVALDQLLKIAGITDDDLLIMSDVDEIPSSHTINLLRWCDDIPPILHLRLHNYLYSFEFLVDDKSWRASVHRYQTGKTRYAHYRQTDDILSDSGWHCSFCFRRISEFIFKMKAYSHNDRVRFSHYLKTSRVQDVICRGADLFDMLPEEYTFKEIIGKLGPIPHSYSAVHLPAYLLQNAEKYKFLLPGNCVRERG, from the exons ATGATGCTGGAAGGAGGAGGGTATTATAACTTCAAGAAGACGGACGATATATGCCAAGGTGTTTGCGGGcag GAGGCAGCACGTACCGCTTTCAGTATGTCGAGGTTGCGGTGCATTCTCAGAGGGTTGGATTTTAAAGCTTACATCCTTTTGTTCGTTGTTGTGCCCATGTCGATTTTTGGGATTTACCTACATGGTCAGAAGATCTCGTATTTCCTACGGCCGATATGGGAATCTCCCCCCAAGCCGTTCCATGACATCCCTCACTATTACCATGAGAATGTTTCTATGGAGAACCTCTGCAAGCTTCACGGGTGGGGAATCCGAGAAAGCCCAAGGCGTGTTTTCGATGCGGTGCTGTTCAGCAACGAGTTGGACATTCTCACTATCAGATGGAATGAACTGTACCCATATATCACACAGTTTGTTCTCCTTGAATCGAATTCGACGTTCACTGGATTACCAAAGCCCCTGGTTTTCGCTAGCCATCGAGATGAATTCAAATTTATTGAGTCAAGGCTGACTTATGGAACTATTGGCGGAAGATTTAAGAAAGGGGAGAACCCATTTGTCGAAGAAGCTTATCAGCGAGTCGCTCTTGATCAGCTCCTCAAGATAGCCGGTATAACTGATGATGACTTGTTGATCATGTCCGATGTTGATGAAATCCCGAGCAGTCACACAATTAATCTCTTGAGGTGGTGTGATGACATACCTCCAATTCTACATCTTCGCCTCCATAACTATTTGTATTCTTTTGAGTTTCTTGTTGATGATAAGAGTTGGAGGGCTTCCGTTCATAGGTATCAGACTGGTAAGACAAGATATGCTCATTATCGCCAGACAGACGACATCTTGTCAGACTCGGGATGGCACTGTAGCTTTTGCTTCCGGCGTATAAGCGAGTTCATATTCAAGATGAAGGCGTATAGTCACAATGACCGTGTGAGGTTCTCTCATTACCTCAAGACGTCGAGGGTGCAGGATGTGATCTGCCGTGGGGCCGACTTGTTTGACATGCTGCCTGAGGAGTACACTTTCAAGGAAATCATTGGGAAGTTAGGACCGATACCTCACTCATATTCAGCAGTTCATCTTCCAGCATATCTACTACAGAATGCCGAAAAGTACAAATTTCTCCTTCCTGGTAATTGCGTGAGAGAACGTGGCTGA